The DNA sequence TTTTCAGTCTTTTGTATTCAGCCTAAGTTCAATTAGTTGTGCAGACGAGTTGGTTGTTACACAGGGAGCAGGACGTCTGTCATCGACTCACTTTTGTCCAAAACAGCCTCACACTCTTGTGTCATAGCTGGGCGACGAGGTAAAGTGTGTGTTGTACTTGAATTTCTTCACAGTGAAAAAATGGCCTTTATTTGGTATTCATGATTTAaaggagacttttttttattcatctaaATCTAAAGCCTTGGAAGCACTTGTTTTTGAATGAGGTGACATGAGGTCAGAAACATTCAGCCATGACTGCATAGATGTACAATATAGCATGTATATGTACAACAGTCAATCCGCTCACTGTGAATAATTAGAATTGGAGGCAATGTtggcttgtttttctctctgctgtcccTCAACTGAGCCTTCCTGCTCTTTCAACCCTCTCAGCGTCGAGATGGTGGCGGTTTGCCAGTTGCCCACTAAACACAGGCCTGATGGTCTTCTCACAGCACTGTGGCGCTTGACTTCCTCTCGCTGCCTCAGCCTGCATGTCACTGCTGTAAAGAGCAAACATCCATCACCAAGTCTGAAAGTAATGTTGATCATTTAATGTACTCCGGCTGCTGCATGTCTATGTACTGTACCGCAGAGggtggacgcacacacacacacacacacaaaccagtgtgtACTAAACTATCTTGTGtacatttcagtgtttgtttaacAGAGGACTTTCTGTTTGGGTTCTGAGTTCTGACACACTATCATTTCCAACTAAGCCCTTTAATTATGCAGCTAAACTTGCCATCAAAGTCATATAATtcaaatgggaaaaaaatggtGACAGAGCTGCAAAGAGGACAGAGGGTATTTAAAGGATATGGTTGGTTTGTTGGTTAGCAAATCTTATTATAGCTTTAATGTATAGGTGTCAGTGTAGTAATTTCAGGGATATCCTGCAAACAAACCCATTACACAGGGCTTCCCACAGGTGAGGGCCAGTCATGCGTGAGTTATTCCTTCAGAAGTGACTTCATTCGTTGGCACAGTCCACTCTCTGTTAAATcatgcagtgtgtttgtgtcctgagGCAGGTTCAACAGAGCGACGGCCTGCTGGTTATCAAATATGCATGGTGCTAAGGGCAGTGACATCATTTAGAGGGACATTTATAAACAATTAacatggtggaaaaaaacatatttgcagTGCTCGGAACTCACcggcctttctctctctctcaccctgcCGTGTGCCCTTGTTCACTCAACTGTCACTGAAACAGTCTGTGAGATGATTGGGCAGAAAATCAAGCTCTCTGGCGCCACATAGCACAAGATGTGTTTGACACTCTGGACAAGAAGCTCAACCAATAATCAATACAGTTCTACTGGCTTGCTTTTAACCTCTgagtttaaaaagtgaaaaaggcTTTGTGAATATTAATGTTATGATTAAATGCCATCATGATTCAGTGGGCCATTTatattgtgttaaaaatgtagatGATCACTGTTTTTGGTTTGATTTAGCAGAAAAGCTCTCTATCATCAGTGCAGATATTCATGGTGCTAGGATGATAGAAAAAGGcaattctttacatttttaaattaattctcATGGATGCAACACAAATATAAGAATTGTATACAAAAGTTAGTATATTACTGTTCTGTAGGAGCATTTTGTCTTTTTGGCACGAAGAGGTCTCACTTTTCTCCATGTATCTGTGAGCTGTCATTGCCGCCATATTTCTGCGCTgtatttcccagacatcactaAGCTGCTGCTATTTTTGGCAGTTCACGCTTTAGAGcaaaattttaaaaacaaaatgctgctgctcctgcacaaaaacacttaaccccatcAAATTTAAAGTGCTTACAGTACAGGGATTTGGCTAAACTCATTCAGGTTAAAGAAGTGTTGCAGAGTGAAGCGAAATGCAGAATAGAACTAAAAAGCAAGGGTCTCGCCACTCAAGTCGAACCTCCACCCCCAAAACCCTGGAAGTCGTGGTCTGTGGGTGAACTGGGATTTTTGGTGAcacttttattgacatttttccaTGACTTATTCTCTAACTTATAGGTCTCTACTTATAGGCAGGTCAGATATGCCTCACTCCCGAagattaaacaggtttttgaccagtgggaatgtgtttattCTGCATTTACTGGGGGGGCTTGCGGATTCGGTCACACATTCATCTTCCAGCCAACTTGGAGGAGCACCCAATATTTCATATATCAGAATTTCCGATCACTTGAAAGATTAAGGAACCAAAGTAAAAGATACTGTATAGTGACCACTGTAACATTATCACTGAACTCCACTGTGTTGTTTGAGATTCATCTAGATTCCAACACAATTCATGCAGGGgtgaacaaaaacaccacataaCAGACCCACCACTGGGTTCAAAAATGCTGGGTATGCCCTTGTTTCTCATTACACATGGTTACAATGAATACGCGAAAAAACATTTAGCCTAGAACAGATTTGAGGTGACTCTGATTTGCCCTACATACACAGACACTTCATTTGGGCGTACCTGGAAAACCACAACCTTGCCATCATCAGCCTGCAGGTAGAACGTCCAGGTGGAGGAGATGAGGCTCTGAGCAGAGCTGACAATGTCATTGCACCAACTGGACACGGCCTCCATCACAGAGGGGGACTTTGGGCGGAGAGTCATGGCCTTCAGCTGCAGAACAGAGAGCAGGACAGTCTTTATGTGTGTCCTTCAGTCTTTGACTGCATATGTATACTTAGTAGTGATACAGTACTAGTAATCAGAAAGCTTCAAAACCTCTTTCAGCTGCatttactgtgtgtatgtgtgtgtttacatgtacacATGCACGTTCTGCTTTTCCCTGCAGAGAGGTCTTTCTCACCTTCCTTCTCTTGATCTCAGGTTCAGAGGGTTGGCTGGCACAGCCGGTGCTGCAGGCCTCCTGCTCCAGGAGCTTAATGTACGCCTCCTGGCAGGCTGAAAAGATAAAAGAAGACGCgggttagtaaaaaaaaatgatagcaGCGGAGAGGGAGTTTAGACAGACAGAGTACAGACGGATGTGAGAAAAAGACCAATTACACACTATGAGGGTGATCATGGGGCACCACAGTGAAGAAGGTGTTTATCtgggaagaaaaataaagatgcTAGCAGGACGTATCTGTCGGCCCCTGTGGCGATGATTCAACCCACACTGCTGTTACTGAAACGGAGGGGGTAACACAGCATCTGCTGTCTGGGCAGCAAATCACGTCATTGATTTCCAATACAGCAGTTCAAACAGGGCCAGCAGCCTCAAAGACTCAGACAATATCCACTGAGGTTTGAGGAAAAGACCTGTTGTGCCAAGCATTTTGATGATGAACAGACCACAGTCTCCACTAAACTGAAGGTGCACACGACACTTGGttaatatagattttttttaaaggatttagTCCTGTCATTCATTAGTACGTAAGTGTCAACAGCTGTTTTTAAGCCTCAAGTTAAATTTTTAAGCAGCCATGATAATTTAAAGCAAtcatattttgacaaataacAGAGCCTGAATGAGGGCTTGTCCACTGtccgtccacctgcacctttgGGGCCAAACTAGCTGTGAattagggctgaatgattttggaaTTGCAATTAGTTTTGACTGATATTGCGCAATATCAGAGAGAatggtcattttcacacacacatttaaaatgattactatgtgatatttgtgcagatcggtGAGAAacgttttcttcagtctgtagaataagatcaAGACAATATTTTATCtaaattttattttgacacacattttgactttaagaaatattgctcctcctgcgatttgaaaattgcagtaggccgtATTGCCCACACCCAGTACTGTACATGCTGTATGCTCTATTTTActcatcatttacaaaatgggcATCATGATGGAAACTTCTCAGGTAAATGTTTACTGAatcaaatgaggaaaaaaagtcatgtcatTTACACATAAAAACTATTACATACGGTCTATGATTTATTCAAATACTATATTGATTGCAGTCCCAGCAGCTTCAACCATCAGACTCATTCTAACAGTCAAACCCACAGGATGCCTGGACTGACTCACCTCCCTGACACTCCTCCCTGCTGGTGTTGAAGCCCGCGTTACCATTGACGAACTGGCAGATGGAGTAGAGGCGACATCCACGGTGACAGGCATTCATTACGGAGTCCTACAagccaaacacagagagagagatgaggatgatgaggatggtGATGATGGGGGTGCGGGTGCAAAATTAGAGATGCCTCCTGTATTCTTGGATAAACTCCAGATAACCTTGATAGGAAATGTGACAATGATGGGACATGGCATCTCTTAATGACATGGTGCAGCTGCTTCATCGCAGCCTGTCATAAACACTTTGATGAGAAGCCTTCAGTCATCGTTTAGGAAAAACCAGTGATAATAAGCCCGTTGTTTAACAACAGGGAAACGAGGTGGTGATGTTGAAGGAGGGGGATGCGCACAATGTGCCTTCTCCTCACGCAAATTGaggaaacagcgccccctgaTGACCTCTCTGAGaacaagagagacaaagagattcCCTGACCagggatgtttttttaaagcactgtGCCTGACATAATCTTCATTGCGTTTGTTCACAGACAGCAgaagtttgagggttttttaaaaaaaaaaatctcaaaccACAACAATGCATCATATAAAATTGCATATTCGACATCTGTGCAGCTGTAACTCGGTCTGCACAACAACCAGGTGACGCTTTGCAGCTCTACCTCTGCTGCCCTGCGGGATGTCTGAACCACACCTGAAGGCagcaacagaggaggaggaggaggaggaggaagatggtgAGGAGGATGAAGTGGCTAAACATCCGACATTCACAACAAATGCAAAGCCATCATCCAccgccctgctgctgctgcggaggaGGATGCTGAACAACACTGTCAATAACGCGTCGTTGTTTCACAGCGGCCTCACTCATTCTCACTCATCAACACTCAGATTCTGCTGAAATATACGTGCATTCAACTCTTGAAAGCGCGTAAAGGTTGATACATATTTGGCGCAGTTGGTGAGCGTGAGTGCAGAACACATCTTGGATGAGTCTTTGAGGagcaggggaggaaaaaaaagagctgcatcAAAATGTTCGGCCTAATTGAGAACGAGCTGAGGCAGCGAGGAGGAGACGCAGCGGAAAATCTGGAGCCAGCATCGCACCTGCCGTTACTGCGAAGCCTTTATCTTTAATCCAACATTTCTATAGTAAAGTGGCGGCTTTTCCACGCTGACTGAGAGTCTGTCTTATATTGTGGGACAGAAGACGCAGCTCTGCGCTCACAGCTGATAATGCGCCTTCTGCTGCAGAGGCAGCCTACAGTGCACACGAGGAACAACTTACTTTAGCGGGGCTCTTGTTCTTGATGGTGAGCTGACATTGCTTCTTGCAGTAGCTGATGTCGCCCAGCTGGTTGTCAAAAAGATCAGAGGACGCCGCCGCGAGACCAGCGAGGAGCACCGAGAGCAGGGCCGAGAAAGCGCACATCCTGCCGCCGAGCCGGAGCATCTGAAGCCCGGGAGAGAAGCAacgaggtggaggaggaggaagaggacgaggagaaggaggagaaggaggaggaggaggagcggagAGTCAGTCCCTTTGTggcggcgctgctgctgctgctgctggtgatggtggtgatgcggattatgatgatgatgctgctgctgttgctgcctcGAGCCGCGGTCCTGTCTGCTCCGCTGGTCTCATCTGCTCATGGCGTCACACCCGTCATCATCGTCACCCGCTACCCCCAccccccagcacacacacacacacacacacacacacacagctatcctTATTTACTTTGAATTGACTTAATTTGTACAGCATAATCACTTATtatggtcctaatgaggcaataaacacacacacacacacacacacaggtgtgtgttgcAGCTATTGTTGGGATGACCCTGCAATGAcgtattgacttccatttatttgcacAAACCAAACACTTCCTTCCTCACTAGCACCTTTGGTCCCGATGAGGGCTCCTGGTCCTGAAAAGTCCTTAATCTAACCTTACCCATAAccaaattctaaccctaactcttaatctaatctaaccttacctttaacctaaccctaaccctaaaaccatgtGAGGAGTTTTGAGGATTAAACCACAATCACTGTCACAGTATCCGGTGTTGAAGAAGATGCTGCTGTTATATGTGGACCACGACACCAGGGTTCATCAGTTTTATCACagatatgaaaacaacaacaacaagtagcCTTAACTCAGAACCATGTCAGGGGAAGTGTGAGAGGCAGGAAGGGGAACAACTCAAACAGTGGTTtgtacagataaataaataaatattatcaggtactcaatagtatttcaattcaggGGGGCGTGAAAAAAAGTCGGTCCTCTGGGGGGGTATGACAGAAAATAACTGAGAACATCTGATTTAAGGGAACTTCTGGAGGAGGTTACAACAGAAATAATTAAACGAAAGAAATGGTCCAATGGTAATAAATAATCACTACTAATATTATTTGGAAATaataacaca is a window from the Solea solea chromosome 9, fSolSol10.1, whole genome shotgun sequence genome containing:
- the tmem59l gene encoding transmembrane protein 59-like, with translation MLRLGGRMCAFSALLSVLLAGLAAASSDLFDNQLGDISYCKKQCQLTIKNKSPAKDSVMNACHRGCRLYSICQFVNGNAGFNTSREECQGACQEAYIKLLEQEACSTGCASQPSEPEIKRRKLKAMTLRPKSPSVMEAVSSWCNDIVSSAQSLISSTWTFYLQADDGKVVVFQSQPEVEYSLPELQAPRSNVEDKPWPQVHSHTQRPHGVRGHGEKGASKAGGKGKHPVQHADDPTAEHDFLGCMSRRSGLPRWILAACLFLSIMVMLWLSCASLVTAPEQHIKTQLSINGDKEFLDNAHKVSPYHLTPVIAVAMKESEESQEAGPLPVKVDLNKTCV